From Mercenaria mercenaria strain notata chromosome 17, MADL_Memer_1, whole genome shotgun sequence, the proteins below share one genomic window:
- the LOC123537121 gene encoding zinc finger protein 816-like: protein MFQCSICGLKLKTERGFNYHMKEQCTVKKCSICNRVFKSKRSLGEHVRQVHHYNTYTCQWCGASFRNRSTLNGHKLRHISCERFSCGLCSETFSSKAIRRRHRKQVHGVFLHDCSNCDMSFKAFAALNFHRKYCLQNVQKLPRNSNEDCDQTQSVDHRCKICQKRFLCKEELNDHVLRHPLMDFVMAEGGGFVCILCPEYRTRQQWQIWKHVRGKHFVKQHLCNICGKLFHKKCTLRDHLLTHSKHGSYKCSICSAEYRTSVAFLRHIKLHGALHNCSVCNSAFALREELARHEIKCHTAYSRFTCYVCGRQFLHMPVFRNHLFQHNHKRLLCTVCFEAFDEAGDVEEHQSREHTKCRKCKLWQMDKNIENVHFKVAHLPHCKVCSNIFPTRKSLKQHLKLVHKVGVETKGPEPFTKTGKLKKGLKRSKVENSNIQSVNSPDLVAETGNISESVKALKSEIGNSNIQCDSSMDVVLEQHNYAKYPDARTVFFGLFSRAPNRYLFEYDTYLEHSYSYALKSTSLPLYIKKNRSRGLYPFKKRTASLAEAGVEEDADRSVNVVEDGEEVVENESIIVEFPVTDDNVCFDPPLL from the coding sequence ATGTTCCAGTGCTCAATTTGTGGACTAAAACTGAAGACAGAAAGAGGATTTAACTACCATATGAAAGAACAATGCACAGTTAAAAAGTGTTCCATTTGTAATAGAGTTTTCAAATCTAAAAGGTCCTTAGGTGAGCATGTGCGTCAAGTACACCATTATAACACTTATACCTGCCAGTGGTGTGGAGCCTCATTTCGGAATAGATCTACTCTAAATGGACACAAATTAAGGCATATCAGTTGTGAAAGGTTCAGTTGTGGATTATGCAGCGAAACATTCAGTTCTAAGGCAATAAGAAGGCGGCATCGGAAGCAAGTACATGGAGTGTTTCTGCATGACTGTTCAAACTGCGATATGTCTTTCAAAGCATTTGCTGCActaaattttcacagaaaatattgtcttcaaaatgttcagaaactgCCCAGAAATTCCAATGAAGATTGTGATCAGACGCAGTCAGTTGATCACCgttgcaaaatatgccagaaacGCTTTCTATGTAAGGAGGAACTGAATGATCATGTACTCAGACACCCATTAATGGACTTTGTTATGGCAGAGGGCGGCggatttgtttgtattttgtgcCCAGAATACCGCACACGTCAACAATGGCAAATTTGGAAGCATGTACGCGGAAAGCATTTTGTAAAGCAACATTTGTGCAACATTTGCGGAAAATTGTTTCATAAGAAATGTACATTAAGAGATCATTTATTGACTCATTCTAAACACGGTTCGTATAAGTGTTCTATCTGCAGTGCTGAATATCGTACCTCTGTGGCTTTTCTTCGACATATTAAGTTACATGGTGCTCTTCACAATTGCTCTGTTTGTAACTCAGCATTTGCTTTGCGTGAAGAATTAGCGAGGCATGAAATAAAGTGTCACACCGCCTATTCACGTTTTACATGCTATGTATGTGGTCGTCAGTTTTTACACATGCCGGTGTTCAGAAATCACTTGTTTCAACACAACCATAAAAGGCTTTTGTGCACAGTTTGTTTCGAAGCATTTGATGAAGCTGGTGATGTAGAGGAACATCAAAGCCGTGAGCACACAAAATGTAGAAAGTGCAAATTATGGCAGAtggacaaaaatattgaaaatgtacattttaaggTAGCTCATTTACCGCACTGCAAAGTATGTTCCAATATTTTTCCAACCAGAAAAAGTCTAAAACAGCATTTGAAGCTAGTTCACAAGGTCGGAGTTGAAACAAAGGGTCCAGAGCCTTTTACTAAAACAGGAAAACTAAAAAAAGGTCTTAAAAGATCAAAAGTGGAAAACAGTAATATTCAAAGTGTTAATAGTCCAGACCTTGTGGCGGAAACTGGAAACATCAGTGAAAGTGTAAAAGCATTAAAATCTGAAATAGGAAACAGTAATATTCAATGTGATTCATCAATGGATGTTGTACTAGAGCAGCACAACTATGCTAAGTACCCGGATGCACGAAcagttttttttggtttgttttcaaGAGCTCCCAACAGATACTTGTTCGAATATGACACTTACCTTGAACACAGCTATTCATATGCTTTAAAAAGCACATCGTTACCTttatatattaagaaaaacaGGAGCAGAGGTCTTTACCCTTTCAAGAAAAGAACGGCGTCTTTAGCTGAGGCAGGTGTTGAAGAAGATGCAGATAGATCTGTTAATGTTGTAGAAGATGGTGAAGAAGTTGTGGAAAATGAATCCATTATAGTGGAGTTTCCTGTAACAGATGATAATGTCTGTTTTGATCCTCCTCTTCTGTAA